TCTATGGATTTATGTATTGTTTGGGCTGTTTTTGATTCCATTTGTGCTTATGGGGGACAATTACCTATTCCAGATGAGCCTCTTTTATGGGATTTTCACCTTTTTCGTTATGACCTCCATGATTTCCGATTTCTCTTCGGTTTTACTGGATATTCGTGATCGTAACATTCTGTTTCCAAAGCCAGTCGACCGAAAAACGATCAGCACGGCAAAAATGGTGCATGTTACGATTTATCTTTCTTTCCTTACTATTGCGCTTGCTGGAATCCCTTTGATAGTGGGACTTATCAAAAATGGGCTCTTATTTTTCCTTATTGCTGCGGTAAACATCATCCTGATTGACCTATTGGTTGTTGGTTTAACCGCACTGATCTATTTATCAATCCTGCGATTTTTTGATGGGGAAAAATTAAAAGATATCATCAACTATGTCCAAATTGGGCTTTCCCTTATGATCATGGTTGGCTATCAATTGCTTATTCGCTCTTTTGAGTTAATTGACTTAACGGTCTCTCTTCAGCCAAAGTGGTGGCAGGTGTTCATCTTTCCAATGTGGTTTGGGGCAAATATCGAAATGATGATGAAGGGCACCTTCCAGCCGTTTTATCTCATTTTTTCAGCATTAGGACTCATTGTTCCGATCCTGTCCATCTGGATTTATTTGAAATTTACCAGCACTTTCGAGCAAAACCTGCAAAAGCTTGCTTATCATGGAAAATCCAAAGAAAAGAAACGAAGTAAAGTAGGGCAATTCCTTCTCAACATCATTTGCCGCTCACCTGAAGAAAGAGCAGTTTTCAGATTTGCCGGCAGCATGATGAGAAATGAACGGGATTTTAAGCTAAAAGCCTATCCGTCTCTGGATTTTTCCATCGTGATTCCGTTTATTATTATCATGAATACTCTTCGTGAAGATTTTGTACAGCTATCTGACAGCAAGTCCTATTTAACGATTTATTTTAGCTTAATCATCATTCCGACCATCATGATTCTTCTAAAGTATTCAGGGAAATATAAGGGTGCCTTTATTTACCGGGTTGCCCCCTCAAACAGCTAAAGCTGGTGTTCAGCGGTACCATCAAGGCATTTATCTTTAAGTTATATTTGCCAGTTTACTTGCTTCTGAGTGCACTATTCCTTTTCCTGTTCGGGGCAAAAATTCTGCCTGATCTTGTCGCTGTATTTATCAGTGCCTGTCTATATGCGGTCATTTGTTTTATGGTCTTAAAGAAAGCTCTGCCCTTTTCGGAGTCTTTTGATGAGTACAATCAAAACGGCAATAGTGCCATTATTTTCGGATTAATGCTGATTGTAGCCTTATTTGCCGGACTTCATTTCGCCAGCACATTATTGCCATATGGAATCTATCTGTATTTGGGGGTTTCGATTATTTGCCTGGGTATTTTTTGGAAGCTGGCTTTCAATATTAGTTGGGAACAGATTGTTGAATAACCCGATTGGCGTTTAACAAAGGATGGTCATTTTGATATCGGGATAACCGCATAAATTCTCCTTCGCAGATTTTAATCTGAATATGTTATATGCTTTAGCTGCCAATATTGGCAGCTCTTTTTTTGCCTCTTTTAGTAGTGTCACCTGATGTTTTACGAATTCCAGTCTTCTTGCAATAAAAATAGACATCCCGCAAAAGGATGCCTGCTAATATAAAAGCATTTTAAGATTTTATTATCTGGACCAAACTAACTTGATAAACGACATCCCAATCATTCTCGCCCCCATAACCAGGCCACCTCCATATTGCCTAAGTTAATAGCTACAACTATAGCTGTTGGGATCGTTTGTGTTTTTCCTGGGATATTTCCGGTAACATTCATAACAACTGGTGACCAAAAATCAGCAGCCATTTAATTTATTTAAGGCCTTTAAACCCATACTCTTCAAAAATACTCATTGATTTTTCATTCTGAAGATAATCATAGAATAAATTGGCTTCCTTTGGATGACTTGTATCCTTAACCACTCCCAAAGGATAAATAATGGCATCGTGAGTGTTTTCATCTGCCGTGTCCACGATGTTAACTTTTTCAGATACTAATGCATCCGTTTTATAAACAATTCCAGCATCCACATTATTTGTCTCTACATATGTAAGTACTTGCCGAACATCTTTGGCATACACCACTTTTTCTTCCATGTTTTTCCAAATACCCGTATCTTCTAAAGACTCCTTCGCATATTTCCCTGCAGGAACAGATTCTGGAGTGCCGATAGACACTTTATCTGCTTCAGCAAGATCATTAAATGATTTAATTCCAAATGCTGAATCTTTCGGCACCACTAGTACCAGTTCATTCCCAACTAAATCAATCCCATTCTTTTCCTCGATGAGCCCGTCCTGTACTAATTTATCAAATTTATCCTCTGCTGCTGAAAAGAAAAGATCAACAGGTGCTCCCTGCGAAATTTGCTGCTGAAGAGAGCCTGATGCTCCAAAGTTAAAGTTTACAAGTACATTCGGATGTTCTTTTTCGAAGCTTGCTTCAATATCTATTAAGGCATCCTGGAGGCTTGCTGCTGCCGAAATAGTCAATTCCACTTTCTCTTCGGTTCCTTCCTGCTTCTCCTCTCCTGATTTTTTAGTTTGGTCATTATTTGAACATCCAGCCAATGATAAAAAAAGGACTATTAATGAAAAAAATAACAGGTACTGCTTTTTCATTATAAATCTCCCTTCCCAATTTGTTATTTCTGATTATAACTAATTATAACTGCTAATGCCCTGGTTATCGTCAGATACTCTGGGCAAATACAGTGAAAAAATCAGCCTGCAAGGCGATAAGGTCTATTTACCGGAAGCTTCAACAGCTATATTCAATAAACAGCTGAAAGAAACCGGCTAGTATCCATTATGAAAGAAATTCAATCTTCCACACAGTTTCAGTCAGAAGTAAGTCATTAGAGGATTATAATACTTCCAAGACAGGAGTATGAATCATACTAAAAAGGAAGGCACAATGCCTTCCTTTCAGTTTGTAGACAAAAAGAGTTCGGAATAGTCTCATTCCGAACTCTTTTTTCATTTTTTGTAGGACTTCAAGTAATTACAGAGAATTGCAGACCTCTCCGAGGTTATCATTTAGGCCATTTCTGGACCTTGCCAAGTCCAGTTGGCCATTTTCTTCAAATTCATGGCAGCGAAAGTAAGCATCGCCTGCATCGACATTTTTTTAAGTCCCCTGAGGGTTGTCCAACGCATGCCATGCTTTTCTTTTGCATCTGCGAATACTCGTTCAATTGTTTCTTTGCGTTTTTCATAGATCGGTTTGACGTCTTGATGGTGGCGAAGATGATCTGCTTCTTCCACATGTTCCTCCCACACATGACGTTGAATCAGTTTTTGATGTGCTTGACTCTGTGTGCATTGAGACAAGAAAGGGCATCCAGCACAAATTCGAGGATCTGATTTATATTGACGATACCCTTCCTTTGTAGTTGTAGTATATTTTAATATCTCACCAGTTGGGCAAATGTAACAGTCAAAATGCTCATCATAAACATACTCATGTTTTCTGAAGAAACCCTCTTTTGTGCGAGGTCGTGTGTAAGGTAAAGCAGGTGTGATGTCGTGTTTCAATAAGTAGCTCGTGATAGCAGGTGTTTTATAGGCTGCGTCTGCCGCAACAGCTTTTGGTTTACTAACTTTCTCAATGACTTGTTCTACCAATGGCTCTAAAATATGACTATCATGCGTGTTACCAGGGGTTACAATTGCGCCTAACACGAAGCCGTTGCGGTCTGCGGCCGCATGGAAAGAATAAGCGAACTGTTTTGTACGCTCATCTTTTACATAGTAGCCACTCTCTGGATCTGTTGTACTTTCCTTGATTTCTTTGTATTCTTCTTTATCAAACTTATCTGGTGGAAACGGCTTTTTTCCATGATCCTCGCGGTCTTGGTTAATCTCCTCTTGAAGGCGTTCTTGATAAGCACGGGTTTCTTTTCGAACAACTTTCTTTTCAAATTTGCGTTTATTTGCACTCGCTTTTACATGAGTAGAATCTACAAAAACGTGTTCAGCACTAATTAAATTCTTTTCAGCTGCGGTTTTTAAGATTCGGTAAAATATTTGTTCAAAGAGATCGGTGTCTTTAAATCGGCGCTCATAATTTTTACCGAAAGTTGAGAAGTGAGGAACTTTATCGTGAAAGCCATATCCTAAAAACCATCGATAAGCCATATTCGTTTTCAATTCTTCAATTGTTTGACGCATGGAGCGAATACCGAAGGTATATTGAATAAATGTGAGTTTAATTAATATTACAGGGTCAATACTTGGGCGGCCTTTTTCTGAATACTTATCTTTTACCAAGTCATAGATGAATGAGAAATTAATCGCCGCTTCAATTTTGCGGACCAAATGGTCCGCCGGTACAAGTTCGTCTAAAGCAACCATTTCAATTTGATCCCGTTGAATTGGATTATGTTTTGAAAGCATTTAAATCACCTCAAGCATTGTATTACTTCTATTTTAAAATAAAAAAGACTGCAGACAAGCACGATTTTCATCGAGTTTGTCGACAGTCTGAAAGGAAGGCACAATGCCTTCCTTTTAATATTTTTGAACCAGCAGTGCTTACTTAAATGAATCCCGCTAATACAGCTTATTACTGTCCTCTGCAGCTCCTATCGCCTCAGATAATTCCGTTAATGAATGGTATAAAACATTGCTGTTTTCCGTTAATATAATGAAATTCATATTATTATAGAATCGGAATCCAACACCCGTTAGCTAAATAAGAAAAAGCTGGCTCCTTCAGCCAAGATTTCATTAGCACAACAAGCTCATACATAACTTAATAATCGATGGTGATAATAACAAACGAGGTGAAATTTGTGGTTCATAAAATATTGCTTTCATTCATTCACATGTTTTTGCTAATGAATCTAATCGTAGTAAATGCACAAACCAGGCCGAATATTGAACTTCTTGATATTGAAAAAAATGAGATAACAAAGACAGTCCCAACAAATCCTAAGGTACAATTCGAAGCTGAAAAAATAATTAAAGAAATTGATAATGTTGTTAAAAAGTTAAAACCAATTCCAGACAAAGGCTACATGATTAAAATCCCCTTAGAGCCGTCTCATCGAGTAGAAAACAAATGGATATATGCTTTGATTGATGAAATGATCATTATCATTCCAAAAAACGAAAAGCCATATTTACTCTTATTTGATGATGAAAATAAATCTTGCTTTTTCACCTTTGACTCAAAAATTGATCCGTTACTAAAAACATTAGATTTTTCTCTTTAACAACCCCTTATCGGTCTTTGTAACATTTTCAACAAATCTGCCTATTTAGTTAAAAAAGCAGGTCGCAGAAATAGCTCTCTTTAACAAAATTAATAATTCATCTATTTTATTTAAAAATAAATGATTTCGATGTTAAAAATCCATCTAGAAGAACAGTTGTCCCAGAAACCCTGCAAATAGGACTGATATGATAAAAACAGGTATTGAAATGAATATTTTATTTCGTAATTTAATAACCTCGAATCGTCTATATAACTTACTTACAGCGGTAAAAAGAATAAACAGGATAGGCACACTTATACATATGGCGATTAAATCAACACGAGTAAATGGTTTACTGATATATTTATCAAGGTTAATGTTAATAACAAAGAGTGTGGAAAATAAAAAGAATTGATAAAAACAAAATCTAAAATAAATCATAGGTTATTACCTCTATTATGTATTTTTTAATCTGGATCCTTATTAACCTGTATATTAAGGCAGTTCCAAAAAAATAGCGTTAATCCCCTCCTGGATCAACGCCTCAATCATTAAGAGCGCACTACTGCCCCTTTATCTTTTCACTTAGATATTCACCGAAAGTGATTTTTCCCATTTTTCGAGCAGGATTGGTATTTTTCCCATCACAGAAAGATTTATATAGTTTTCCAGTTAGAGATAAGCTTAAAACTTTATTTGGTTCATTATTTAGTTTGATTTTCAGTTCAGCCATTTCTCTTAATGTCATTACATCTGGTCCGCCAAAATCCTCCGCTCTTCCTTGTGGTTCTTTATCCACTAAACCTATTAGATGCTCAGCGAATTCACCCGCATCTACACTTTGGCACTTAAATTTATCCGGGACAATATATCTTTTAAGAAAGGATTTGGATAGGAATAAATGATCAATAAAATGGTGGAACTGAGTTGCGCGTACAATTGTATGAGAGATAGAGCTGTTTTTCAGCAATTCTTCTGCTTCTAATTTTAGCTTATAATAGTTAAATGGTATTTCATCAATCCCAACAATTGACGGATAAATAAAATGTTTTACGTGCTGTGCTTTTTTTAATAGCTCCTTAAAGCCTGAAACCTCAACACTTTTTGAATTCTTCATTGGACTTGTTGCTGCGTGAAGGATGACATCTGCATCTTTTACTGCTTCTTCTAACCCTTCACCTGACGATAAATCGCTATAAATCCACTTGAAATCTTCAATTCCATCAGGTTTTCTTCTAGAAGTTAATTTTACTTTATAACCAGACTCCTTTAGTTGATTAAGTAAAGCTGAACCTAGTTGGCCTGTGGAACCGGTGACCAGTATTTTCAAGTACAACACTCCCATTCTAATGGGTTTCCTTTATATTGTATTATTCAGATATTTGGTGCTATATTCAACTAAACTGCCAGTTTTTAAATAAAGAAAAAGCCGCCGTAATGGCAGCGAAATACAAAACCTGTTCATTAAACTGTAGTCTTCAGGAAGTCAGGCCCCCAAATTTCTGCAATGAATCTAAACCCTCAGCGAGCCCCGGAAACCCCTTGCCCCATAGTACGAATCGGCTCCATTGTGATACACAAAAACAGTGTCGTAGCGCCGGTCACAAAAGATCGCCCCGCCAAGTTTTCTGATATTCTCAGGCGTTTGCACCCAGCTAGAGGTTTTCTTATCGACATGTTCAAGCTCCTGAAGCTCCCGGTATTGCTCTTCGGTTAAAAGCTCAATGCCCATGGCAGCTGCCATATCCATAGCACTGTTTTCCGGCTTGTGTTTCTTCCGTGCCTCCAGCGCTTCACGATCGTAACAAACACTTCTCCTGCCTTTTGGACTTTCAGCTGAACAATCATAAAATACGTATTCGCCGGTCTCTTGATCATGGCGTACAACATCCGGTTCGCCTTCAGTTGCTTCCATTTCATTGAGTGACCACAATTTTTCAGGATTAGCCTCGAGCTTAGCTTGTACATCAGCCCACTCCACACCTTCATGACGGTGCATGTTTTTCTCAAAACGCGCTTTCAGAGTTTCCAGCAGTTCTTCACGCTGTTCTGGTGACAGCTCCATATTTCCCATTGTCAAGTTAACTCCTCCTAGTTTTTACTCCATTATAATATAATTATGACCCTTAAGGGCTATTTGATAAAAGTGGAACAGCATTAACTTTTCATAAGCCACCTTCGGACTCGCTCAAGTTGATTTCCCGCTTCTCTGTCCGAACCTCCTTCACCTTCGGACTCGCTCACGTTGATTTCTCCCTTTTCTGTCCGAACCTGCTCCACCTTCGGACTCACTCACGTTGATTTCTCCCCTTTCTGTCCGAACCTGCTCCACCTTCGGACTCCTTCACGTTGGTTTCCCGCTTCTCTGTCCGAACCTCCTTCACCTTCGGACTCGCTCACGTTGATTTCTCCCCTTTCTGTCCGAACCTGCTCCACCTTCGGACTCCTTCACGTTGGTTTCCCGCTTCTCTGTCCGAACCTCCTCCACCTTCGGACTCGCTCACGTTGATTTCTTCCCTTTCTGTCCGAACCTCCTCCACCTTCGGACTCGCTCACGTTGATTTCTCCCCTTTCTGTCCGAGCCTGCTCCACCTTCGGACTCCTTCACGTTGGTTTCCCGCTTCTCTGTCCGAACCTGCTCCACCATCCTCTCTTTATGGAATAACACAAAGATACAAAAAAAACACTAACAAATATGCTGCCATTTGTTAGTGTTTTCCAATCTATTATGAAGCTTGTTGCTCAAATCTTTCTTCTGCTGGAGGGTTAAATTGCCCTTCCCACTTGGCAATAACAATAGCCGCAAGTGAGTTCCCCACCACGTTAACAGCTGTTCGGCCCATATCAAGGATACGGTCGATGCCGGCAATAAAGGCAAGGCCTTCTGCAGGCAATCCAATTGTGCTGAAAGTAGCCAGCAGCACGACAAAGGATACGCCTGGCACTCCCGCCATTCCTTTGGATGTCACCATCAGTACTAACATTAACGTAATTTGCTGTCCTATGCTTAATTCTATGCCAAACATCTGTGCAATAAATAAAGAGGCAATTGCCTGGTATAAAACGGATCCATCCAGGTTAAAAGAATAGCCTGTCGGAATAACGAATGACGAAATATGTTTCGGGCTTCCCGCTTTCTCCATTTTGTCCATGATTCTCGGAAGCACTGTTTCAGAACTTGCAGTTGAGAATGCCAAAATCAATTCTTCTTTAATCATCTTCAATAATTTAAAGATGCTGAACCCGACAACTTTGGCCATTATCCCCAATACAACAAGAACAAAGAAGATCATGGCTCCATA
This window of the Cytobacillus pseudoceanisediminis genome carries:
- a CDS encoding SDR family oxidoreductase, which produces MKILVTGSTGQLGSALLNQLKESGYKVKLTSRRKPDGIEDFKWIYSDLSSGEGLEEAVKDADVILHAATSPMKNSKSVEVSGFKELLKKAQHVKHFIYPSIVGIDEIPFNYYKLKLEAEELLKNSSISHTIVRATQFHHFIDHLFLSKSFLKRYIVPDKFKCQSVDAGEFAEHLIGLVDKEPQGRAEDFGGPDVMTLREMAELKIKLNNEPNKVLSLSLTGKLYKSFCDGKNTNPARKMGKITFGEYLSEKIKGQ
- a CDS encoding DUF4256 domain-containing protein, translated to MGNMELSPEQREELLETLKARFEKNMHRHEGVEWADVQAKLEANPEKLWSLNEMEATEGEPDVVRHDQETGEYVFYDCSAESPKGRRSVCYDREALEARKKHKPENSAMDMAAAMGIELLTEEQYRELQELEHVDKKTSSWVQTPENIRKLGGAIFCDRRYDTVFVYHNGADSYYGARGFRGSLRV
- the modA gene encoding molybdate ABC transporter substrate-binding protein, coding for MKKQYLLFFSLIVLFLSLAGCSNNDQTKKSGEEKQEGTEEKVELTISAAASLQDALIDIEASFEKEHPNVLVNFNFGASGSLQQQISQGAPVDLFFSAAEDKFDKLVQDGLIEEKNGIDLVGNELVLVVPKDSAFGIKSFNDLAEADKVSIGTPESVPAGKYAKESLEDTGIWKNMEEKVVYAKDVRQVLTYVETNNVDAGIVYKTDALVSEKVNIVDTADENTHDAIIYPLGVVKDTSHPKEANLFYDYLQNEKSMSIFEEYGFKGLK
- a CDS encoding IS1182 family transposase; translation: MLSKHNPIQRDQIEMVALDELVPADHLVRKIEAAINFSFIYDLVKDKYSEKGRPSIDPVILIKLTFIQYTFGIRSMRQTIEELKTNMAYRWFLGYGFHDKVPHFSTFGKNYERRFKDTDLFEQIFYRILKTAAEKNLISAEHVFVDSTHVKASANKRKFEKKVVRKETRAYQERLQEEINQDREDHGKKPFPPDKFDKEEYKEIKESTTDPESGYYVKDERTKQFAYSFHAAADRNGFVLGAIVTPGNTHDSHILEPLVEQVIEKVSKPKAVAADAAYKTPAITSYLLKHDITPALPYTRPRTKEGFFRKHEYVYDEHFDCYICPTGEILKYTTTTKEGYRQYKSDPRICAGCPFLSQCTQSQAHQKLIQRHVWEEHVEEADHLRHHQDVKPIYEKRKETIERVFADAKEKHGMRWTTLRGLKKMSMQAMLTFAAMNLKKMANWTWQGPEMA